The genomic DNA TTTCTTAATCAAATTCATTTTAGAAAGTGACCTCAATATTTTTAAGTAAATCAACGGGAGAATTGAAAGGCAGGAGAAAGTAACATGTCAGAAAATTATCGTTCTCGAGAGGAACGACGACAAGTTAAAAAGAAAAAACAGCCAGCGTCTAAAACACAAAAACCAAAAGGTAAAACATCATTCTTTCGCAAGTTTTTAATTACTTGTTTATTACTTGGTATTGTTGGTTTAGTGGCGGGGGTTGCTACCTTTTTTGTAATGATTAAGGATGCACCAAAACTTGAGAAAGCAAAACTTGTTAATCCGTTATCCTCAAAAATTTATGATAAAAACGGGGATTTGGTATATGAATATGGAAAAGAAAAAAGGACGAATGTTACGTATGAGCAAATACCTAAATTAGTAGAAAATGCATTTTTAGCGACAGAAGATTCACGTTTTTATGAGCATAGCGGAGTAGATTTTAAAGGTACTGCCCGTGCTGTTCTAGTAAGTCTTAAAGGAGATTATGGTTCTCAAGGTGGAAGTACGATAACACAGCAAGTTATTAAAAACTACTTCTTATCAATGGACAAAACACCAAAGCGTAAGGCACAAGAAATATATTTAGCTTATAAGCTAGAACAACAGTATTCAAAACATGAGATATTAGAGATGTACTTAAATAAAATTAACTTAGGAAACCGTTCATATGGGATCGCAACAGCAGCACAAAACTACTATGGTAAAGAATTGAAGGACTTAACATTACCAGAAGTTGCGATGCTTGCAGGTTTACCGAAAGCACCGAATAACTATGATCCAACGAAAAAAGAAAATGTTCAAAAAGCAACAGAAAGAAGAAATGTTGTTCTAAACTTAATGAATCGACATGGATATATAACAAAACAGGAAATGGAAGAAGCATCAAAAGTTGACGTAGAAAAGGGACTCAAGCCTGCAACTCAACTACAAACAATGCCATATCCTGCATTTATGGATGCAGTTGTGAAAGAAGTAGAAAAAGAATTGCCAGATGCTAATATAGGTTCTGACGGTTTAGAAATTTATACAACGTTAGATCCGAAAGCACAGAAACTTGCTGATAATATTTTAAATAATAATATCATTGATTATCCGAACGATAAATTCCAAGGTGCATTTACATTTATGGATACGAAAACAGGAGAAGTTCGTGCTATAGGTAGTGGCCGTGGAGAAAATAAAGCTGTATTTAAAGGACACAATATGGCAATTGAATTAGATCGTGCAGCTGGTTCAACGATGAAGCCGATTTTCGACTACGCTCCTGCAATTGAATATTTAAAATGGGCTACGTACCATCAAATTGATGACTCTCCATTTAAGTATTCAACGGGACAAGAAGTACGAAATTCAGATAGAAGTCACATGGGTCCAATTACAATGCGTGTAGCATTAGAAAAGTCACGAAATATCCCAGCAATTAAGACTGCGAAAGAAGTCGGAATTAATAAATCAAAAGACTTCTCTGAGAAATTAGGCATTACATTTAATGCAGCACCGACTGAATCAACAGCGATTGGTACAAATGAAGTATCACCAACTGAAATAGCGGGCGCTTATGCGGCATTTGGTAATGATGGTAAATATACGAAACCGCATTTTGTTAAGAAAGTCGTTTATCCAGATGGTAAGTCACAAAGTTTTGGACAAAAACCAAAACAAGTTATGACAGATTCTACAGCATATATGATTACAGATATGCTTCGTTCTGTAGTTAGATCAGGTACTGGTACATCCGCAAATGTAGCATCTTTAGATGTAGCTGGAAAAACGGGTACGACAAACTACTCATCAAAACAATTAGCTCAATATAAAATTCCAGAAAGTGCAACTCGTGATAGTTGGTTTGCTGGATATACACCGCAATATACGATGGCAGTATGGACTGGGTATATGAAAGATGGCAAAGACGAGTATATTAGTAGTAAAAATACGAAAATTGCACAGTTGATCTTTAAAGAAATGATGAGCGAAATGGCTACAGATAAATCACGCTTTAAAATGCCAAGTAGCGTCATTCAAGAAGGTAGTGAGCTACGTATAAAAGGTGAAAAACGTGATTCATCGCCAAATACTAGCGTACCGGATACAACGGAGCAACCAAAACAAGATCAACAGCAAAAAACTGAAGAAGAGAAAAAGCAAGAAGAATTAAAGAAACAAGAAGAACTGAAAAAACAAGAAGAACAAAAGAAACAAGAGGAACTTAAGAAGCAAGAAGAACAAAAGAAACTAGAAGAGCAAAAGAAACAAGAAGAAGAAAAGAAACAAAATGAACAAAATAACGGAGGAGGCCAAGGAACGACACCTCCAGCGAATAACGGAGGAGGCCAAGGAACGACACCTCCAGCGAATAACGGAGGAGGTCAAGGAACGACACCTCCAGCGAATAACGGAGGAAACCAAGGAACGACACCTCCAGCAAATAGCGGAGGAGGTCAAGGAACGACACCTCCAGCGAATAATGATGGAGGTCAAGGAACTCCAACCCCACCTGCAACAGTACAACCAAATAATGGTGGAAATGCAGGAGAGGTTCCTGCCAATAATGGACAATAAGAAAAATTTATAGAAAAGTTTTCAAAAAAGCACTTAAGATTTGTGGGAATTTACAATCTTAAGTGCTTTTTTCATTTTGCTATAGAAAATTTTATGTTAAGGGCCGGATAGAAGAAAAAGAGTGAATGTAGTTTATGTGAAATGTAACGTAAAGAGAGAAATGATTGTATGTATGGGTTATTCCGGAAAGGGACTAACTGTAATGGATTACATAAAGCATTAAATAAGTGGGAATTATATTCAAGTCTTTAATAAATGTCTTTCTTTAACGGTTACTTTCGTTTGGAAAACAATAAAAAGTCGAATTTCTTATTTAAGAAATTCGACTTTTTATGTTGAAACTGGATTAAAGGTTCGCTTTATTAAGATGTAGGGTAATACAGTGATAGCTATTAAATGTTAAACGTACCATAAAAATTTTGGAAATAAATTGAAGGGAAATGATAAAAGACTTGAGTCGGAGGTAGTGGAGGATAACTATGGCTATAAATGGTAGTACTACTTGGGTGTGCACCATGATGCCAAAATGAGGGGGTAACTTGACCGGGAATTTGATATTGTTGCCAAGTTGCGGGAAGTTCAATTCCTACATCGGAGCTAGCTGTATGAACTGCAGGAACATGTATCCCAGGAGTCGAAGGAACTACGGCAGTTACTCTTAATGATACCCACATAAAATATTCACTCCTAAGTTGTGTTAATAAATTAGTATATTCTTTTCACACGTATAAAGGTACATATATAGGACTTTCGTTTAAAACATGCGTACAAAGTCTTAAGACTAATGTAAGCTGATGGTGGACTATTTAATATGAAAAGATACGTCTATTTGCGGAGGGAAAAGAGATCAATAAAATGTACAATGAGGTTGTTAATCGTAATATTTTACGAGTGTATGGAGGTATTTTTATGGAACGATTATGGACGAAATCATTTATTAAAATGACTTTCGCAATGTTATTTTTATTTACAGGATTTTATTTACTTGTTCCAACGCTACCGCTCTTTATTAAAGAGATAGGTGGCAATGAATCGCAAGTTGGACTCATGATGGGGATGTTTACGATAGCTGCTGTAGTAATACGACCGATTATTGGAGGAATGCTAGATCAATATGGTAGAAGATCCTTTATTATTTTCGGACTTATCTTTTTTGGATTAACGATGTATTCCTATAATATAGCATCGACTATTGTCCTTTTAGCTGTTTTACGTGTTATTCACGGAGTAACATGGGCTGTTTCTACAACAGCTGTTGGAACAGCAATAACTGATATTATTCCAGATTCACGCCGTGGAGAAGGAATGGGCTGGTACGGGATGGCGATGACAATTGCAATGGCCATCGGACCTATGATTGGATTATGGGTTGTGCAAAATTATTCATTTAATGGTCTATTTTTATTAGCGACGTTGTTATCTTTTATGGCAGTCGTATTATCACTAATAACGAAGATGCCATTTACGCTACAAAAAGAAAAAGGAAAAATTCAGCTATTTGAGAAATCCGTATTAACAATCACGATTGTAGTATTCTTTTTATCGTTTGCATATGGAGGAATAACAACCTTTTTACCGTTATTTGCATCATCAATTCATGTAAATCCGGGAACTTTCTTTCTTGTATATGCAATTGCATTAACAATTGTAAGACCAATTTCAGGGAAACTATTAGATAAGTGTGGAGAAGTATTCATCATACTCCCAGCATTATGTATTACTATTTTAGCTATAGTTGTTTTAACTATTTCAAATGGTTTGATAGGTGTAATTATCGCAGCAACATTATACGGTATTGGATTTGGTTCAGCGCAGCCAGCTTTGCAAGCGGCAATGCTTACAATTGTCGATCCGAGTAAAAGAGGAGTTGCAAATGCTTCATTTTTTACAGCGTTTGATTTAGGAATCGGGTTAGGTGCTATTGTACTTGGAGTTGTTTCACAAATGTTTGGTTATCGTATTTTATTTTCAGGGAGTGCAATTTCAGCATTGATAGCCTTAATTATTTTCGTCTTCTTTGTAAAACAACGATTAGGAAAAAAAGAGTTTGTATAAACTGGAGGAATAAAGCTGGAAATTTCAATTGATCGTAAAGCTCTGCAATGGTTCCAGGAAGAATTACGTATAAAGCACGGTGAATCTGTACGTGTTACTGTAAGGTACGGAGGGGATAGTTCAATTCAGCCCGGATATTCTTTAGGGGTTGTTGCTGAGAAACCAGATGGAGAAATAGTGTCAGTTGAGAAGGAAGGTATTATATTTTTTGTAGATTGTGATGATCTTTGGTATTTTCAAAACTATGATTTATTTGTAAGTTATCATGAGGAAATGGAAGAAATTCAATTTAATTATGTAAAATAATAACTTTATTAAAAATGAATAAGTTTTATATAAAAATTATATTTAAGAGATAGTGAAATAAATATCATATAGTAACGAGCTGTATTTATGTATAGCTCGTTTTTTTTATTTCTCAAATAAAATTAGAATAATTGTATATTTGGCGGTGTTATATGAAAAATCTTTATATCTTGTTTTTTAAAATACGCAAAGAAGTCTATTCTTTCTTTATAAAACATAAGAATTATTTTCAAAAAATTGTATTGTTACAGTAAGAAAAGTGTAGGAAACTTATCATTATAAAATAAATTGAAATCTTCTAAAAACTCTGATACATTGAAGTAGAAATGTAGTTTCACAATATTGTAAAGGCTTACAGTTATGTGCACGAAGATCTATTAGGATTGGAGGAAATAATGATGAAAGCTGAAGAAAAATTTTCCCCGGGATTAGATGGTATAGTGGCAGCGGAGACGAAAATTTCGTTTCTTGACACAGTAAAAGGTGAAATTGTAATTCAAGGGTATGACTTAATCGAACTCTCAAAAACAAAAGAGTATTTAGACATTGTGCACCTTTTATTGGAGGAACACCTACCGAATGAAGATGAAAAAGCAACACTTGAAAAGAAACTAAAAGAAGAATATGCAGTACCAGAAGGTGTATTCAACGTACTAAAGGCATTGCCTAAAGAGACGCATCCCATGGATGGATTACGTACAGGTGTGTCAGCGTTAGCTGGTTACGATAATGATATCGAAAACCGCTCGTTAGAAGTGAATAAAAGCCGAGGGTACAAGCTGTTAAGTAAAGTGCCAAACATTGTAGCGAATAGCTATCATATTTTAAATAATGAGGAGCCAATTGAACCTCTTAAAGAATTATCTTATAGTGCGAATTTCTTCTATATGTTAACTGGTAAAAAACCAACTGAACTTGAGGAAAAGATCTTTGATCGTTCCCTTGTTTTATATAGTGAGCATGAAATGCCAAACTCTACATTTACAGCTCGCGTTATTGCATCAACACAATCAGATTTATACGGTGCTTTAACAGGTGCAGTTGCATCTTTAAAAGGAAGTTTACATGGCGGTGCAAATGAAGCGGTTATGTACATGCTTTTAGAAGCTGGTAATGTTGAGAAATTTGAAGAGTTATTACAGAAGAAACTATATAACAAAGAAAAAATTATGGGCTTTGGACACCGTGTTTATATGAAGAAGATGGATCCAAGAGCACTTATGATGAAGGAAGCTTTAAAACAGTTATGTGATGTAAAAGGTGATTATACACTATATGAAATGTGTGAAGCTGGAGAAAAGATTATGGAAAAAGAAAAAGGAATTTATCCAAATCTTGATTATTATGCAGCTCCAGTATATTGGATGCTAGGTATTCCAATTCAACTTTATACACCAATCTTCTTTAGCTCTAGAACAGTGGGGTTATGTGCGCACGTTATTGAGCAACATGCAAATAATCGTTTGTTCCGTCCACGTGTAAATTATATTGGCGAGCGACATGTACTTAGTAAATAAGAACAACTGGGGAGTTGTTAGCGCCGCCCGCCAGATGGGTGTTTGACCGACACCCATCATTAATAATAACGAATTTTCGACAGAAAGGGAAGGATAGCATGATTAAAACAAATGAAATTAAGCAAAAAGATGCATTATTAGAAGAGATTACCGATTATGTATTAAATAAAGAGGTTACTAGTGCAGAAGCATTCAGTACAGCTCGTTACGTATTACTTGATACACTTGGATGTGGAATTTTAGCACTGCAATATCCAGAATGTACGAAATTACTAGGACCAGTTGTGCCAGGAACAATCGTGCCAAATGGTACACGTGTACCAGGTACGTCTTATGTACTAGATCCAGTAAAAGGTGCATTTAATATCGGATGTATGATCCGTTGGTTAGACTATAACGATACTTGGCTTGCAGCAGAG from Bacillus cereus G9842 includes the following:
- a CDS encoding HesB/YadR/YfhF family protein, whose product is MEISIDRKALQWFQEELRIKHGESVRVTVRYGGDSSIQPGYSLGVVAEKPDGEIVSVEKEGIIFFVDCDDLWYFQNYDLFVSYHEEMEEIQFNYVK
- a CDS encoding MFS transporter; this encodes MERLWTKSFIKMTFAMLFLFTGFYLLVPTLPLFIKEIGGNESQVGLMMGMFTIAAVVIRPIIGGMLDQYGRRSFIIFGLIFFGLTMYSYNIASTIVLLAVLRVIHGVTWAVSTTAVGTAITDIIPDSRRGEGMGWYGMAMTIAMAIGPMIGLWVVQNYSFNGLFLLATLLSFMAVVLSLITKMPFTLQKEKGKIQLFEKSVLTITIVVFFLSFAYGGITTFLPLFASSIHVNPGTFFLVYAIALTIVRPISGKLLDKCGEVFIILPALCITILAIVVLTISNGLIGVIIAATLYGIGFGSAQPALQAAMLTIVDPSKRGVANASFFTAFDLGIGLGAIVLGVVSQMFGYRILFSGSAISALIALIIFVFFVKQRLGKKEFV
- the mmgD gene encoding citrate synthase, which encodes MMKAEEKFSPGLDGIVAAETKISFLDTVKGEIVIQGYDLIELSKTKEYLDIVHLLLEEHLPNEDEKATLEKKLKEEYAVPEGVFNVLKALPKETHPMDGLRTGVSALAGYDNDIENRSLEVNKSRGYKLLSKVPNIVANSYHILNNEEPIEPLKELSYSANFFYMLTGKKPTELEEKIFDRSLVLYSEHEMPNSTFTARVIASTQSDLYGALTGAVASLKGSLHGGANEAVMYMLLEAGNVEKFEELLQKKLYNKEKIMGFGHRVYMKKMDPRALMMKEALKQLCDVKGDYTLYEMCEAGEKIMEKEKGIYPNLDYYAAPVYWMLGIPIQLYTPIFFSSRTVGLCAHVIEQHANNRLFRPRVNYIGERHVLSK
- a CDS encoding transglycosylase domain-containing protein; this translates as MSENYRSREERRQVKKKKQPASKTQKPKGKTSFFRKFLITCLLLGIVGLVAGVATFFVMIKDAPKLEKAKLVNPLSSKIYDKNGDLVYEYGKEKRTNVTYEQIPKLVENAFLATEDSRFYEHSGVDFKGTARAVLVSLKGDYGSQGGSTITQQVIKNYFLSMDKTPKRKAQEIYLAYKLEQQYSKHEILEMYLNKINLGNRSYGIATAAQNYYGKELKDLTLPEVAMLAGLPKAPNNYDPTKKENVQKATERRNVVLNLMNRHGYITKQEMEEASKVDVEKGLKPATQLQTMPYPAFMDAVVKEVEKELPDANIGSDGLEIYTTLDPKAQKLADNILNNNIIDYPNDKFQGAFTFMDTKTGEVRAIGSGRGENKAVFKGHNMAIELDRAAGSTMKPIFDYAPAIEYLKWATYHQIDDSPFKYSTGQEVRNSDRSHMGPITMRVALEKSRNIPAIKTAKEVGINKSKDFSEKLGITFNAAPTESTAIGTNEVSPTEIAGAYAAFGNDGKYTKPHFVKKVVYPDGKSQSFGQKPKQVMTDSTAYMITDMLRSVVRSGTGTSANVASLDVAGKTGTTNYSSKQLAQYKIPESATRDSWFAGYTPQYTMAVWTGYMKDGKDEYISSKNTKIAQLIFKEMMSEMATDKSRFKMPSSVIQEGSELRIKGEKRDSSPNTSVPDTTEQPKQDQQQKTEEEKKQEELKKQEELKKQEEQKKQEELKKQEEQKKLEEQKKQEEEKKQNEQNNGGGQGTTPPANNGGGQGTTPPANNGGGQGTTPPANNGGNQGTTPPANSGGGQGTTPPANNDGGQGTPTPPATVQPNNGGNAGEVPANNGQ